The proteins below are encoded in one region of Takifugu rubripes chromosome 1, fTakRub1.2, whole genome shotgun sequence:
- the slc37a1 gene encoding glucose-6-phosphate exchanger SLC37A1 isoform X1, with the protein MNAVSRDWPLRGPRGQPEPDLKPEPRPLSSVQLVSLLRVCHGAVASLPSATSSFYSGRGDLTEPSGPSNMAAVPPGIRLLVSFSREQWYRALTFGLTFLLYTCFHLSRKPISIVKSELHKNCSSVSELATAMSAGGQLLHTDVGCSWKPFDKSNYKQLLGAMDYSFLCAYAVGMYLSGIIGERLPIRLYLTVGMLASGLFTCLFGLGYIYNIHSLSFYIFVQVMNGLVQTTGWPSVVTCIGNWFGKGRRGLIMGLWNSHTSVGNILGSLIAGYWVSSNWGLSFIVPGIIIAGMGVACFLFLIEHPNDLKRMYLQSSSADKKPEKRSWKGERGRSAGLQYKDSSKQSCDTELLLPRDAASVALQPVVVVRREAEPSPISFMGALRIPGVVEFSLCLLFAKLVSYTFLFWLPLYMTKAAHLDAKKAGDLSTLFDVGGIVGGILAGVFSDRSGKRASTCAVMLLLAAPVLYGFSRISRFGLGPTIAMLLVCGGLVNGPYALITTAVSADLGTHKSLKGNARALSTVTAIIDGTGSVGAALGPLLAGLLSAGGWNQVFYMLMTADFLALLLLLRLVMKEVTSHKSRPPAAVELKEH; encoded by the exons ATGAACGCGGTTAGCCGTGACTGGCCCCTCCGGGGTCCCAGAGGTCAGCCGGAACCGGACCTAAAGCCGGAGCCAAGGCCGCTTTCTTCGGTCCAGCTGGTTTCT cttctccgtGTCTGCCATGGTGCCGTGGCGTCTCTTCCTTCAGCAACCAGCAGCTTCTACTCGGGTCGAGGAGATCTGACGGAACCTTCTGGACCTTCAAACATGGCTGCCGTTCCTCCTGGGATCCGCCTGCTGGTGTCCTTCAGCAGGGAGCAGTG GTACAGAGCCCTCACCTTTGGCCTCACCTTCCTGCTCTACACCTGCTTCCACCTGTCCAGGAAACCCATCAGTATCGTCaag AGCGAGCTTCATAAGAACTGCTCCTCAGTGAGCGAGTTAGCCACCGCCATGTCCGCTGGCGGGCAGCTCCTTCACACAGATGTGGGCTGCAGCTGGAAGCCTTTTG ATAAGAGCAACTACAAGCAGCTGCTGGGAGCCATGGATTACTCCTTCCTGTGTGCCTACGCCGTGGGGATGTACCTCAG CGGCATCATCGGGGAGCGCCTGCCCATCCGCCTGTACCTGACCGTCGGCATGCTGGCCAGCGGCCTGTTCACCTGCCTCTTCGGGCTGGGCTACATCTACAACATCCACAGTCTGAGCTTCTACATCTTCGTGCAG GTGATGAACGGTTTGGTCCAAACCACCGGCTGGCCCAGTGTCGTCACCTGCATCGGCAACTGGTTTGGGAAAGGACG acgtGGCCTCATCATGGGCCTGTGGAACTCGCACACATCAGTGGGGAACATCCTGGGCTCTCTGATCGCTGGGTACTGGGTCTCCTCCAACTGGGGCTTATCCTTCATCGTGCCTGGCATCATCATCGCAGGAATGGGCGTggcctgcttcctcttcctcatcgaGC ACCCCAACGACCTGAAAAGGATGTACCTCCAGAGTTCATCTGCAGATAAAAAG CCGGaaaagaggagctggaaggGTGAGAGGGGACGCTCAGCTGGTCTGCAGTACAAAGACAGCAgcaagcag agctgcgacaccgagctgctgctgcccagagaCGCCGCGTCTGTCGCTCTGCAGcccgtggtggtggtgaggcGGGAGGCGGAGCCATCGCCCATCAGCTTCATGGGGGCGCTTCGTATCCCG GGCGTGGTGGAGTTCTCCCTCTGCCTGCTCTTCGCTAAGCTGGTCAGCTACACCTTCCTCTTCTGGCTGCCGCTCTACATGACCAAAGCAGCTCATCTGGACGCCAAGAAGGCTGGAGACCTGTCCACGCTGTTCGATGTTGGAGGGAtcgtgg gaggCATCCTGGCTGGTGTGTTTTCTGATAGGTCAGGAAAGCGAGCCTCCACCTGTGCTgtcatgctgctgctggcggcTCCAGTC cTTTACGGCTTCTCCAGGATCAGCAGGTTCGGCCTGGGTCCGACCATCG CCATGCTGCTGGTGTGCGGCGGTCTGGTCAACGGCCCGTACGCCCTCATCACCACCGCCGTGTCAGCTGACCTG GGGACCCACAAGAGCCTGAAGGGGAACGCCAGAGCCCTGTCCACGGTCACCGCCATCATCGACGGCACCGGGTCAGTCG GTGCAGCACtgggccccctgctggccggacTCCTGTCTGCCGGAGGCTGGAATCAGGTGTTCTACATGCTGATGACGGCGGACttcctggctctgctg ctgctgctgcggctggtGATGAAGGAAGTGACCTCACACAAGTCCCGCCCCCCCGCCGCTGTGGA GCTGAAGGAGCACTGA
- the slc37a1 gene encoding glucose-6-phosphate exchanger SLC37A1 isoform X2, with product MAAVPPGIRLLVSFSREQWYRALTFGLTFLLYTCFHLSRKPISIVKSELHKNCSSVSELATAMSAGGQLLHTDVGCSWKPFDKSNYKQLLGAMDYSFLCAYAVGMYLSGIIGERLPIRLYLTVGMLASGLFTCLFGLGYIYNIHSLSFYIFVQVMNGLVQTTGWPSVVTCIGNWFGKGRRGLIMGLWNSHTSVGNILGSLIAGYWVSSNWGLSFIVPGIIIAGMGVACFLFLIEHPNDLKRMYLQSSSADKKPEKRSWKGERGRSAGLQYKDSSKQSCDTELLLPRDAASVALQPVVVVRREAEPSPISFMGALRIPGVVEFSLCLLFAKLVSYTFLFWLPLYMTKAAHLDAKKAGDLSTLFDVGGIVGGILAGVFSDRSGKRASTCAVMLLLAAPVLYGFSRISRFGLGPTIAMLLVCGGLVNGPYALITTAVSADLGTHKSLKGNARALSTVTAIIDGTGSVGAALGPLLAGLLSAGGWNQVFYMLMTADFLALLLLLRLVMKEVTSHKSRPPAAVELKEH from the exons ATGGCTGCCGTTCCTCCTGGGATCCGCCTGCTGGTGTCCTTCAGCAGGGAGCAGTG GTACAGAGCCCTCACCTTTGGCCTCACCTTCCTGCTCTACACCTGCTTCCACCTGTCCAGGAAACCCATCAGTATCGTCaag AGCGAGCTTCATAAGAACTGCTCCTCAGTGAGCGAGTTAGCCACCGCCATGTCCGCTGGCGGGCAGCTCCTTCACACAGATGTGGGCTGCAGCTGGAAGCCTTTTG ATAAGAGCAACTACAAGCAGCTGCTGGGAGCCATGGATTACTCCTTCCTGTGTGCCTACGCCGTGGGGATGTACCTCAG CGGCATCATCGGGGAGCGCCTGCCCATCCGCCTGTACCTGACCGTCGGCATGCTGGCCAGCGGCCTGTTCACCTGCCTCTTCGGGCTGGGCTACATCTACAACATCCACAGTCTGAGCTTCTACATCTTCGTGCAG GTGATGAACGGTTTGGTCCAAACCACCGGCTGGCCCAGTGTCGTCACCTGCATCGGCAACTGGTTTGGGAAAGGACG acgtGGCCTCATCATGGGCCTGTGGAACTCGCACACATCAGTGGGGAACATCCTGGGCTCTCTGATCGCTGGGTACTGGGTCTCCTCCAACTGGGGCTTATCCTTCATCGTGCCTGGCATCATCATCGCAGGAATGGGCGTggcctgcttcctcttcctcatcgaGC ACCCCAACGACCTGAAAAGGATGTACCTCCAGAGTTCATCTGCAGATAAAAAG CCGGaaaagaggagctggaaggGTGAGAGGGGACGCTCAGCTGGTCTGCAGTACAAAGACAGCAgcaagcag agctgcgacaccgagctgctgctgcccagagaCGCCGCGTCTGTCGCTCTGCAGcccgtggtggtggtgaggcGGGAGGCGGAGCCATCGCCCATCAGCTTCATGGGGGCGCTTCGTATCCCG GGCGTGGTGGAGTTCTCCCTCTGCCTGCTCTTCGCTAAGCTGGTCAGCTACACCTTCCTCTTCTGGCTGCCGCTCTACATGACCAAAGCAGCTCATCTGGACGCCAAGAAGGCTGGAGACCTGTCCACGCTGTTCGATGTTGGAGGGAtcgtgg gaggCATCCTGGCTGGTGTGTTTTCTGATAGGTCAGGAAAGCGAGCCTCCACCTGTGCTgtcatgctgctgctggcggcTCCAGTC cTTTACGGCTTCTCCAGGATCAGCAGGTTCGGCCTGGGTCCGACCATCG CCATGCTGCTGGTGTGCGGCGGTCTGGTCAACGGCCCGTACGCCCTCATCACCACCGCCGTGTCAGCTGACCTG GGGACCCACAAGAGCCTGAAGGGGAACGCCAGAGCCCTGTCCACGGTCACCGCCATCATCGACGGCACCGGGTCAGTCG GTGCAGCACtgggccccctgctggccggacTCCTGTCTGCCGGAGGCTGGAATCAGGTGTTCTACATGCTGATGACGGCGGACttcctggctctgctg ctgctgctgcggctggtGATGAAGGAAGTGACCTCACACAAGTCCCGCCCCCCCGCCGCTGTGGA GCTGAAGGAGCACTGA
- the slc37a1 gene encoding glucose-6-phosphate exchanger SLC37A1 isoform X3 codes for MSAGGQLLHTDVGCSWKPFDKSNYKQLLGAMDYSFLCAYAVGMYLSGIIGERLPIRLYLTVGMLASGLFTCLFGLGYIYNIHSLSFYIFVQVMNGLVQTTGWPSVVTCIGNWFGKGRRGLIMGLWNSHTSVGNILGSLIAGYWVSSNWGLSFIVPGIIIAGMGVACFLFLIEHPNDLKRMYLQSSSADKKPEKRSWKGERGRSAGLQYKDSSKQSCDTELLLPRDAASVALQPVVVVRREAEPSPISFMGALRIPGVVEFSLCLLFAKLVSYTFLFWLPLYMTKAAHLDAKKAGDLSTLFDVGGIVGGILAGVFSDRSGKRASTCAVMLLLAAPVLYGFSRISRFGLGPTIAMLLVCGGLVNGPYALITTAVSADLGTHKSLKGNARALSTVTAIIDGTGSVGAALGPLLAGLLSAGGWNQVFYMLMTADFLALLLLLRLVMKEVTSHKSRPPAAVELKEH; via the exons ATGTCCGCTGGCGGGCAGCTCCTTCACACAGATGTGGGCTGCAGCTGGAAGCCTTTTG ATAAGAGCAACTACAAGCAGCTGCTGGGAGCCATGGATTACTCCTTCCTGTGTGCCTACGCCGTGGGGATGTACCTCAG CGGCATCATCGGGGAGCGCCTGCCCATCCGCCTGTACCTGACCGTCGGCATGCTGGCCAGCGGCCTGTTCACCTGCCTCTTCGGGCTGGGCTACATCTACAACATCCACAGTCTGAGCTTCTACATCTTCGTGCAG GTGATGAACGGTTTGGTCCAAACCACCGGCTGGCCCAGTGTCGTCACCTGCATCGGCAACTGGTTTGGGAAAGGACG acgtGGCCTCATCATGGGCCTGTGGAACTCGCACACATCAGTGGGGAACATCCTGGGCTCTCTGATCGCTGGGTACTGGGTCTCCTCCAACTGGGGCTTATCCTTCATCGTGCCTGGCATCATCATCGCAGGAATGGGCGTggcctgcttcctcttcctcatcgaGC ACCCCAACGACCTGAAAAGGATGTACCTCCAGAGTTCATCTGCAGATAAAAAG CCGGaaaagaggagctggaaggGTGAGAGGGGACGCTCAGCTGGTCTGCAGTACAAAGACAGCAgcaagcag agctgcgacaccgagctgctgctgcccagagaCGCCGCGTCTGTCGCTCTGCAGcccgtggtggtggtgaggcGGGAGGCGGAGCCATCGCCCATCAGCTTCATGGGGGCGCTTCGTATCCCG GGCGTGGTGGAGTTCTCCCTCTGCCTGCTCTTCGCTAAGCTGGTCAGCTACACCTTCCTCTTCTGGCTGCCGCTCTACATGACCAAAGCAGCTCATCTGGACGCCAAGAAGGCTGGAGACCTGTCCACGCTGTTCGATGTTGGAGGGAtcgtgg gaggCATCCTGGCTGGTGTGTTTTCTGATAGGTCAGGAAAGCGAGCCTCCACCTGTGCTgtcatgctgctgctggcggcTCCAGTC cTTTACGGCTTCTCCAGGATCAGCAGGTTCGGCCTGGGTCCGACCATCG CCATGCTGCTGGTGTGCGGCGGTCTGGTCAACGGCCCGTACGCCCTCATCACCACCGCCGTGTCAGCTGACCTG GGGACCCACAAGAGCCTGAAGGGGAACGCCAGAGCCCTGTCCACGGTCACCGCCATCATCGACGGCACCGGGTCAGTCG GTGCAGCACtgggccccctgctggccggacTCCTGTCTGCCGGAGGCTGGAATCAGGTGTTCTACATGCTGATGACGGCGGACttcctggctctgctg ctgctgctgcggctggtGATGAAGGAAGTGACCTCACACAAGTCCCGCCCCCCCGCCGCTGTGGA GCTGAAGGAGCACTGA
- the slc37a1 gene encoding glucose-6-phosphate exchanger SLC37A1 isoform X4, with amino-acid sequence MWAAAGSLLVDKSNYKQLLGAMDYSFLCAYAVGMYLSGIIGERLPIRLYLTVGMLASGLFTCLFGLGYIYNIHSLSFYIFVQVMNGLVQTTGWPSVVTCIGNWFGKGRRGLIMGLWNSHTSVGNILGSLIAGYWVSSNWGLSFIVPGIIIAGMGVACFLFLIEHPNDLKRMYLQSSSADKKPEKRSWKGERGRSAGLQYKDSSKQSCDTELLLPRDAASVALQPVVVVRREAEPSPISFMGALRIPGVVEFSLCLLFAKLVSYTFLFWLPLYMTKAAHLDAKKAGDLSTLFDVGGIVGGILAGVFSDRSGKRASTCAVMLLLAAPVLYGFSRISRFGLGPTIAMLLVCGGLVNGPYALITTAVSADLGTHKSLKGNARALSTVTAIIDGTGSVGAALGPLLAGLLSAGGWNQVFYMLMTADFLALLLLLRLVMKEVTSHKSRPPAAVELKEH; translated from the exons ATGTGGGCTGCAGCTGGAAGCCTTTTGGTTG ATAAGAGCAACTACAAGCAGCTGCTGGGAGCCATGGATTACTCCTTCCTGTGTGCCTACGCCGTGGGGATGTACCTCAG CGGCATCATCGGGGAGCGCCTGCCCATCCGCCTGTACCTGACCGTCGGCATGCTGGCCAGCGGCCTGTTCACCTGCCTCTTCGGGCTGGGCTACATCTACAACATCCACAGTCTGAGCTTCTACATCTTCGTGCAG GTGATGAACGGTTTGGTCCAAACCACCGGCTGGCCCAGTGTCGTCACCTGCATCGGCAACTGGTTTGGGAAAGGACG acgtGGCCTCATCATGGGCCTGTGGAACTCGCACACATCAGTGGGGAACATCCTGGGCTCTCTGATCGCTGGGTACTGGGTCTCCTCCAACTGGGGCTTATCCTTCATCGTGCCTGGCATCATCATCGCAGGAATGGGCGTggcctgcttcctcttcctcatcgaGC ACCCCAACGACCTGAAAAGGATGTACCTCCAGAGTTCATCTGCAGATAAAAAG CCGGaaaagaggagctggaaggGTGAGAGGGGACGCTCAGCTGGTCTGCAGTACAAAGACAGCAgcaagcag agctgcgacaccgagctgctgctgcccagagaCGCCGCGTCTGTCGCTCTGCAGcccgtggtggtggtgaggcGGGAGGCGGAGCCATCGCCCATCAGCTTCATGGGGGCGCTTCGTATCCCG GGCGTGGTGGAGTTCTCCCTCTGCCTGCTCTTCGCTAAGCTGGTCAGCTACACCTTCCTCTTCTGGCTGCCGCTCTACATGACCAAAGCAGCTCATCTGGACGCCAAGAAGGCTGGAGACCTGTCCACGCTGTTCGATGTTGGAGGGAtcgtgg gaggCATCCTGGCTGGTGTGTTTTCTGATAGGTCAGGAAAGCGAGCCTCCACCTGTGCTgtcatgctgctgctggcggcTCCAGTC cTTTACGGCTTCTCCAGGATCAGCAGGTTCGGCCTGGGTCCGACCATCG CCATGCTGCTGGTGTGCGGCGGTCTGGTCAACGGCCCGTACGCCCTCATCACCACCGCCGTGTCAGCTGACCTG GGGACCCACAAGAGCCTGAAGGGGAACGCCAGAGCCCTGTCCACGGTCACCGCCATCATCGACGGCACCGGGTCAGTCG GTGCAGCACtgggccccctgctggccggacTCCTGTCTGCCGGAGGCTGGAATCAGGTGTTCTACATGCTGATGACGGCGGACttcctggctctgctg ctgctgctgcggctggtGATGAAGGAAGTGACCTCACACAAGTCCCGCCCCCCCGCCGCTGTGGA GCTGAAGGAGCACTGA